A region of the Curtobacterium flaccumfaciens pv. betae genome:
CGGTCGCTCGCAGGACCTCGGCGCGTGGATCGGGATCGCCGTCGCGGCGCTCATGATCCCGGCCGCGATCGGCAACGCCGCGGCCGCCGGACAGGACCAGCTCCTCGCCGTGCAGCGCGTCATCGAGGACCCCGAGCTCGGTGCCGTGCAGGCCCTGCTCGCCGATGCCCTCGGTTCGATGGGTGCGACCCTCGGCCCGATGCTCGCGGTCGTCGCGGTCGCGGTGCTCGCCGCCGCCGTCACCCAGGGCGGGGTGCACTTCCGCAAGATGACGCCGCAGCCCGACCACTTCGATCCGATCGCCGGACTGAAGCGCGTGTTCGGCACCCAGGCGCTCTGGAACGGGGCGAAGGCGCTGCTGAAGACCGCCGTCGTCGGGCTCGTCCTGTGGTTCGCGGTGCAGGGGCTCATGCCGGTCCTGATGACGAGCGGCTCGCTGCCGCTGTCGGCCGTGCTCGAGGCCGCCGCCGCCGGGTCCGGCACCCTGCTGCGCGCCGCGATCGTCGCCGGGCTCGTCCTCGCAGCCCTCGACGTGTTCGTGGTGATCCGCCGCAACCGGAAGCGCACGATGATGACCAAGCGCGAGGTCAAGGACGAGAACAAGCGGAGCGACGGCGACCCGCTGGTGAAGTCGCAGCGCCGCTCCCGTCAGCTCGCGATGAGCCGCAACCGGATGATCCAGGCCATCGGCACCGCGGACGTCGTGATGACGAACCCGACCCACTACGCCGTCGCGATCAAGTACGAGCCGGGGAAGTCCGCGCCCCGGGTGGTGGCGAAGGGGGCCGGCCCGGTCGCCGACGTGATCCGCGCCCGTGCCGAGGAAGAGCGGGTGCCGATCGTCCGCGACGTCCCGCTCACCCGGGCACTGCACGCCACGTGCGAGCTCGGGCACGAGATCCCCGTCGACCTGTACACGCCCGTGGCCCGCGTCCTGTCCTTCGTGATGGCGCTCAAGGCGCGCGGCACCGCGGCCGGCACGCACGCGCCGCCGCGGCCGACCACCCCGGACGAGGTCGCGAGCGTCATCGACCCCGCCACCCTGACCGGGGACCTCCGCCCCCGCAGGCTCCGCACACCGCGCACCGCAGAGAACCAGACCGAAGGACTCCCCGCATGAACCGCAAGGACCTGCCGAAGCTCGTCGTCCCGGTGTTCATCGTCGGCATCATCCTGCTGCTGATCCTGCCGGTGCCGTCGTTCCTGCTCGACTTCCTGATCATCATCAACATCCTGCTGGCGCTGGTGATCCTGCTCACGACGCTGTTCGTGAAGAAGCCGCTCGACTTCTCGGTGTTCCCGTCCCTGCTGCTCGTCGCGACGCTGTTCCGGCTCGGCCTCAACGTGGCGTCCACCCGGTTGGTGCTCGGCGAGGGCTTCGCCGGCGACGTCATCCAGGCGTTCGGCCACGTCGCCGTCTCCGGGTCGATCATCATCGGCGCAGTCATCTTCCTGATCCTCATCGTCATCCAGTTCGTCGTGGTGACGAAGGGTGCCGAGCGCGTCGCCGAGGTCGGGGCACGCTTCACCCTCGACGCGATGCCGGGCAAGCAGATGGCGATCGACGCGGACCTGAACGCCGGGCTGATCACCGACCAGGAAGCCAAGGAGCGCCGCGCCGCGGTGTCCGCCGAGGCCGACTTCTACGGCGCGATGGACGGTGCGTCGAAGTTCGTCAAGGGCGATGCGATCGCCGGCATCCTGATCATCATCATCAACCTGATCGGCGGCATCGCGATCGGCATGCTGCAGAACGGACTGTCCGCCACCGACGCCCTGTCGAAGTACGGCATCCTGACGATCGGCGACGGCCTGGTCACGCAGATCCCGGCGCTGCTCATGGCGGTCTCGACGGGCATGATCGTCACCCGGTCCGGCGCCGAGTCCGAGATGGGGTCCTCGGCCGCGACCCAGCTGTCGCAGTCGCGGAACGCCCTGATGATCGCCGGTGTCGCCGCGATCGCGATGGGCTTCATCCCCGGCATGCCGATCCTGCCCTTCCTACTCGTCGGCGCGACCCTGCTCTTCACGGGCTGGCGCATCGGCCGGAACGCCGCCCGGGCCGAGGCCGACGCCGCCCAGCAGCAGGCACTCGCGGCGGCGGCACCGACCGGCGACACCCCGGAGGACCTGCTCGAGCAGATGCGCGTGCACGCCCTCGAGATCCTGCTCGCCCCCGACCTGGTCGACATGGTCTCCGGCGCCTCCGACGACCTGCTCGGCCGGGTACGTGCCCTCCGCCGCAAGATCGCGATCGACATGGGGATCGTCGTCCCGCCGGTCCGCACCCGCGACTCGATCGACCTGCCGCCGTCGACGTACGCCATCCGGATCGCCGGCGTCGAAGCCGGTCGTGGCACCGCGCCCGCCCGCAGCGTCCTGGCGCTCGGCGACCACCTGGACGGCCTGCCCGGCACCTCCACCGTCGAGCCGGTGTTCGGCCTGACCGGCAAGTGGGTTCCCGCCGAACTGCGGCACGCCGCCGAGATGACCGGCGCGACCGTGATCGACCGGGTCTCGGTGCTCGTCACCCACCTGCAGGCGGTCATCGGCGACAACGCCGCGCGCCTGCTCACCCGCGAGGACGTCAAGGTCCTGACCGAGGGCGTCAAGCAGGTCAACCCCGCCGCGGTCGAGGAACTCGTGCCCGGCATGCTGTCGATGGCCGAGCTGCAGCGGGTGCTGCAGGGCCTGCTCGCCGAGCGCGTGCCGATCAACGACCTCGGCCGGATCTGCGAGGCCCTCACGCTCCGCGCCAAGGTGTCGACCGACCCCGAGGGGCTCGTCGAATCCGCCCGTGCGGCCCTCGGACCGGCCCTCGCCGCCCGGCACACCGACGCCGGCACCCTGCGCGTCATCATGATCGACCCGATGCTCGAGCAGTCGATGCTCGAGGGGCTCCGGCCGTCCGAGCAGGGCAGCCAGATCGTGCTCGACGC
Encoded here:
- a CDS encoding flagellar biosynthesis protein FlhB — protein: MSDSGERSEQATQQRMREVHEKGQIGRSQDLGAWIGIAVAALMIPAAIGNAAAAGQDQLLAVQRVIEDPELGAVQALLADALGSMGATLGPMLAVVAVAVLAAAVTQGGVHFRKMTPQPDHFDPIAGLKRVFGTQALWNGAKALLKTAVVGLVLWFAVQGLMPVLMTSGSLPLSAVLEAAAAGSGTLLRAAIVAGLVLAALDVFVVIRRNRKRTMMTKREVKDENKRSDGDPLVKSQRRSRQLAMSRNRMIQAIGTADVVMTNPTHYAVAIKYEPGKSAPRVVAKGAGPVADVIRARAEEERVPIVRDVPLTRALHATCELGHEIPVDLYTPVARVLSFVMALKARGTAAGTHAPPRPTTPDEVASVIDPATLTGDLRPRRLRTPRTAENQTEGLPA
- a CDS encoding flagellar biosynthesis protein FlhA yields the protein MNRKDLPKLVVPVFIVGIILLLILPVPSFLLDFLIIINILLALVILLTTLFVKKPLDFSVFPSLLLVATLFRLGLNVASTRLVLGEGFAGDVIQAFGHVAVSGSIIIGAVIFLILIVIQFVVVTKGAERVAEVGARFTLDAMPGKQMAIDADLNAGLITDQEAKERRAAVSAEADFYGAMDGASKFVKGDAIAGILIIIINLIGGIAIGMLQNGLSATDALSKYGILTIGDGLVTQIPALLMAVSTGMIVTRSGAESEMGSSAATQLSQSRNALMIAGVAAIAMGFIPGMPILPFLLVGATLLFTGWRIGRNAARAEADAAQQQALAAAAPTGDTPEDLLEQMRVHALEILLAPDLVDMVSGASDDLLGRVRALRRKIAIDMGIVVPPVRTRDSIDLPPSTYAIRIAGVEAGRGTAPARSVLALGDHLDGLPGTSTVEPVFGLTGKWVPAELRHAAEMTGATVIDRVSVLVTHLQAVIGDNAARLLTREDVKVLTEGVKQVNPAAVEELVPGMLSMAELQRVLQGLLAERVPINDLGRICEALTLRAKVSTDPEGLVESARAALGPALAARHTDAGTLRVIMIDPMLEQSMLEGLRPSEQGSQIVLDAHRIEQVLGSVRDAVRSVEDQGLSAVLVCAPQLRPAVHRMVAAQSNGLPVLSYQEATAAGSTIETVGVVRAADPIAA